The following are encoded in a window of Prevotella melaninogenica genomic DNA:
- the rpsH gene encoding 30S ribosomal protein S8 — translation MTDPIADYLTRLRNAIMAHHRVVEVPASNLKKSITKILFEKGYILNYKFIEDGPQGSIKVALKYDPVTKQSAIKKLKRVSTPGLRQYTGYKDMPRVINGLGIAILSTSKGVMTDKEAAAEKIGGEVLCYVY, via the coding sequence ATGACAGATCCAATAGCAGATTATCTGACAAGACTCAGAAACGCAATCATGGCTCATCACCGTGTTGTTGAGGTTCCTGCGTCTAACTTGAAGAAGTCTATTACTAAGATTCTCTTCGAGAAGGGTTACATCTTGAACTATAAGTTCATTGAGGATGGTCCCCAAGGTTCAATCAAGGTCGCACTTAAGTACGATCCTGTAACAAAGCAGAGCGCTATCAAGAAGTTGAAGCGTGTTTCTACCCCAGGTCTTCGCCAGTATACTGGTTACAAAGACATGCCGAGAGTAATTAACGGACTTGGAATTGCTATCCTTTCCACGTCTAAAGGTGTAATGACAGACAAGGAAGCTGCTGCAGAGAAGATCGGTGGTGAGGTTCTTTGCTATGTTTATTAG
- the rpsN gene encoding 30S ribosomal protein S14 → MAKESMKAREVKRAKLVARYAEKRAALKKIIATSNDPEEAYEAARKLQSIPKNANPIRLHNRCKITGRPKGYIRQFGLSRIQFREMASQGLIPGVKKASW, encoded by the coding sequence ATGGCAAAAGAATCAATGAAAGCTCGCGAGGTAAAGCGTGCAAAGCTTGTTGCTCGCTATGCTGAGAAACGCGCTGCTCTGAAGAAGATTATCGCTACTTCAAATGATCCTGAAGAGGCTTATGAGGCTGCTCGCAAGTTGCAGTCTATTCCTAAGAATGCTAATCCTATCCGTTTGCACAATCGTTGCAAGATAACAGGACGTCCAAAGGGTTACATTCGTCAGTTCGGTCTCTCTCGTATTCAGTTCCGTGAGATGGCATCTCAGGGACTCATTCCAGGAGTTAAGAAGGCAAGCTGGTAA
- the rplE gene encoding 50S ribosomal protein L5, producing the protein MNTAQLKKQYKEQIAPALQEQFNYSSAMQVPVLKKIVINQGLGDATQDKKLIEVAVNEISSITGQKAVATYSKKDIANFKLRKKMPIGVMVTLRRERMYEFLEKLVRVSLPRIRDFKGIESKFDGRGNYTLGITEQIIFPEINIDQVDRIQGMNITFVTSAKTDEEGYALLKGFGLPFKNAKND; encoded by the coding sequence ATGAATACAGCTCAGTTAAAGAAACAGTATAAGGAGCAGATTGCTCCTGCTTTGCAGGAGCAGTTTAACTATTCTTCAGCTATGCAGGTTCCTGTTTTGAAGAAGATTGTTATCAATCAGGGTCTTGGTGATGCAACTCAGGATAAGAAACTTATCGAGGTTGCAGTGAACGAGATTTCTTCTATCACAGGTCAGAAGGCTGTTGCAACATATTCTAAAAAGGATATTGCAAACTTCAAGTTGCGTAAGAAGATGCCTATTGGCGTTATGGTAACTCTGCGTCGTGAGCGTATGTATGAGTTCCTCGAGAAACTCGTTCGCGTATCTTTGCCACGTATCCGTGACTTCAAGGGTATCGAGAGCAAGTTCGATGGTCGTGGAAATTATACTCTCGGTATCACCGAGCAGATTATTTTCCCAGAGATTAATATCGATCAGGTTGACCGCATCCAGGGTATGAACATTACCTTCGTAACATCAGCTAAGACTGATGAAGAGGGTTATGCTTTGCTGAAGGGCTTCGGACTTCCATTCAAGAATGCTAAAAACGATTAA
- the rplX gene encoding 50S ribosomal protein L24, which yields MAKFHIKKDDQVIVLAGADKGKTGKVLKVIADKERAIVEGVNMVSKSTKPSAANPQGGIVKQEAAIHISNLSLIDPKSGKATRIKIEREGKTVKRIAKKSGEEIK from the coding sequence ATGGCAAAATTCCATATAAAGAAAGACGATCAGGTCATTGTTCTTGCCGGTGCGGACAAGGGCAAGACTGGAAAGGTGCTTAAGGTCATCGCAGACAAGGAGCGTGCTATCGTTGAGGGCGTGAATATGGTCTCTAAGAGCACAAAACCTTCTGCTGCTAACCCTCAGGGTGGTATCGTTAAGCAGGAGGCTGCAATTCATATCTCAAATTTAAGTCTCATCGATCCGAAGAGCGGTAAGGCTACACGTATCAAGATTGAGCGTGAAGGCAAGACTGTTAAGCGTATCGCTAAAAAGTCAGGGGAGGAAATTAAGTAA
- the rplN gene encoding 50S ribosomal protein L14 — MIQTESKLTVCDNSGAREAKCIRVLGGTRRRYASVGDVIVVAVQNVIPSSELKKGAVSKALIVRTKKEIRRADGSYIRFDDNACVLLNNAGEIRGSRIFGPVARELRAVNMKVVSLAPEVL; from the coding sequence ATGATACAGACAGAATCAAAACTTACAGTATGTGATAACAGCGGTGCTCGTGAAGCTAAGTGCATTCGTGTACTCGGTGGTACTCGCCGTCGTTACGCAAGTGTTGGTGACGTTATCGTAGTTGCTGTACAGAACGTCATCCCATCAAGTGAATTGAAAAAGGGTGCAGTTTCAAAGGCTTTGATCGTTCGCACAAAGAAGGAAATTCGTCGTGCTGATGGTTCATACATCCGCTTCGATGATAATGCATGTGTATTGCTGAACAACGCTGGCGAAATTCGTGGTAGCCGTATCTTCGGTCCTGTTGCTCGTGAGTTGCGTGCAGTGAACATGAAGGTCGTTTCTTTGGCACCTGAGGTTCTTTAA
- the rpsQ gene encoding 30S ribosomal protein S17 translates to MVQMETRNLRKVRQGVVISNKMDKTIVIAAKFKEKHPIYGKFVQKTKKYHAHDEKNEANVGDTVLIMETRPLSKTKRWRLVQIVEKAK, encoded by the coding sequence ATGGTCCAGATGGAAACAAGAAATTTAAGAAAAGTAAGACAGGGTGTCGTTATCAGCAACAAAATGGATAAAACCATCGTTATTGCAGCTAAGTTCAAGGAGAAGCACCCTATTTATGGTAAGTTTGTCCAGAAGACAAAGAAGTACCATGCTCATGACGAGAAGAATGAGGCTAATGTAGGTGATACAGTACTCATTATGGAGACTCGTCCTCTTTCTAAGACAAAGAGATGGAGATTAGTTCAAATTGTAGAAAAAGCTAAGTAA
- the rpmC gene encoding 50S ribosomal protein L29, with the protein MKIKEVKELETKDLVEKIENAETALAKMKLNHQITPLENPSQIKAARRDIARMKTELSQRELNK; encoded by the coding sequence ATGAAGATTAAAGAAGTAAAAGAACTCGAGACCAAGGATTTGGTTGAGAAAATTGAGAACGCTGAGACAGCTCTCGCAAAGATGAAGCTGAATCATCAGATTACTCCGCTTGAGAATCCATCTCAGATTAAGGCCGCTCGTCGTGATATTGCACGTATGAAAACAGAACTTTCTCAGAGAGAACTTAATAAATAA
- the rplP gene encoding 50S ribosomal protein L16 yields MLQPKRVKYRRPQDGRGNKGNAHRGTQLAFGSFGIKTLEAKWIDSRQIEAARIAVNRYMNRQGQVWIRIFPDKPITRKPADVRMGKGKGDPAGWVAPVTPGRVLFEVEGVSFDIAKEALRLAAQKLPVKTKFIVRRDFDKNA; encoded by the coding sequence ATGTTACAGCCAAAAAGAGTAAAATATAGAAGACCTCAAGACGGACGTGGCAATAAAGGCAACGCCCACAGAGGTACACAGCTGGCTTTCGGCTCATTCGGCATCAAGACACTTGAGGCTAAGTGGATCGACAGCCGTCAGATTGAGGCCGCTCGTATAGCAGTAAACCGCTATATGAACCGTCAGGGCCAGGTCTGGATTCGCATCTTCCCTGATAAGCCAATCACTCGTAAGCCTGCCGATGTTCGTATGGGTAAGGGTAAGGGTGATCCAGCAGGATGGGTTGCACCAGTTACTCCAGGTCGTGTTCTCTTTGAAGTAGAGGGCGTAAGCTTTGATATTGCGAAGGAGGCTCTCCGCCTCGCTGCGCAGAAGCTGCCTGTTAAGACAAAGTTTATTGTTAGACGTGATTTCGATAAAAACGCTTAA
- the rpsC gene encoding 30S ribosomal protein S3 — translation MGQKVNPISNRLGIIRGWESNWFGGKNFGDNLVEDRKIRTYLNKRLEKASVSRIVIERTLKLVTITICTARPGIVIGKGGQDVDKLKEELKNLFKKEIQINIFEVKKPELDANIVGNNIARQVEGKIAYRRAIKMAVANTMRAGAEGIKVQITGRLNGAEMARKEMFKEGRTPLHTFRADIDYCQTEALTKVGLLGIKVWICRGEVYNKVDLTPNFTQEKSNGRSNNGGRSGRGNRRRNNNR, via the coding sequence ATGGGACAGAAAGTTAATCCAATTAGCAACCGTCTTGGTATCATCCGCGGTTGGGAGTCAAATTGGTTCGGTGGCAAGAATTTCGGGGATAATCTCGTAGAGGATCGCAAGATTCGTACTTACCTGAACAAGCGTTTGGAAAAAGCAAGCGTTTCCCGTATTGTCATTGAGCGCACATTGAAGCTCGTCACCATTACTATTTGCACCGCTCGTCCGGGTATCGTTATCGGTAAAGGTGGTCAGGATGTTGATAAGCTTAAAGAAGAGTTGAAGAACCTTTTCAAGAAGGAGATTCAGATTAATATCTTCGAGGTTAAGAAACCTGAACTTGATGCAAACATCGTTGGTAACAATATCGCTCGCCAGGTAGAGGGTAAGATTGCTTACCGTCGTGCTATCAAGATGGCAGTCGCTAACACTATGCGTGCTGGTGCTGAGGGTATCAAAGTTCAAATTACAGGTCGTCTGAACGGTGCCGAAATGGCTCGTAAGGAAATGTTTAAGGAGGGCCGTACTCCTCTGCATACATTCCGTGCAGACATCGATTATTGTCAGACAGAAGCCCTTACAAAGGTTGGTCTGCTGGGTATTAAGGTATGGATTTGCCGTGGTGAAGTTTACAACAAGGTAGATCTTACTCCTAACTTTACTCAGGAGAAGAGTAATGGCCGTTCTAACAATGGTGGCCGTTCTGGAAGAGGTAATCGTAGAAGAAACAATAACCGTTAA
- the rplV gene encoding 50S ribosomal protein L22, whose protein sequence is MGARKHIKAEARKEALRSQYFAKLKDCPSSPRKMRYVVDMVRGMEVNRALGVLRFSKKAAAQNVEKLLRSAINNWETKNDRKAEDGELYISKIFVDEGVTMKRMRPAPQGRGYRIRKRSNHVTLFVDSKNDANNDDK, encoded by the coding sequence ATGGGAGCAAGAAAACATATAAAGGCTGAAGCTCGTAAAGAAGCTTTGAGAAGCCAGTATTTTGCAAAGCTCAAGGACTGTCCTTCTTCTCCACGTAAGATGCGCTATGTAGTAGACATGGTTCGTGGTATGGAGGTCAATCGTGCCCTTGGCGTGCTGAGATTCTCCAAGAAGGCAGCTGCTCAGAACGTTGAGAAACTTCTGCGTTCAGCTATCAACAACTGGGAGACAAAGAATGACCGCAAGGCTGAAGACGGTGAACTTTATATCTCTAAGATCTTCGTTGATGAAGGCGTTACAATGAAGCGCATGCGTCCTGCACCACAGGGCCGTGGCTACAGAATCCGCAAACGTTCTAACCACGTCACTCTTTTCGTTGATTCAAAGAATGACGCTAATAATGATGATAAATAA
- the rpsS gene encoding 30S ribosomal protein S19 has product MSRSLKKGPYINVSLEKKILAMNESGKQNVVKTWARASMISPDFVGHTVAVHNGNKFIPVYITENMVGHKLGEFSPTRRFGGHSGNNKR; this is encoded by the coding sequence ATGAGTCGTTCATTAAAAAAAGGTCCATACATCAACGTATCACTCGAGAAGAAGATTCTTGCTATGAATGAGAGTGGTAAGCAGAATGTAGTTAAGACATGGGCCAGAGCATCAATGATTTCCCCTGATTTTGTGGGTCACACTGTTGCAGTTCATAACGGAAATAAATTTATCCCTGTTTACATTACTGAGAATATGGTAGGTCACAAGCTCGGAGAGTTCAGCCCTACACGCCGTTTCGGTGGTCACTCTGGTAATAATAAGAGGTAA
- the rplB gene encoding 50S ribosomal protein L2 — protein MAVRKLNPVTPGQRHKVIGTFEDITASVPEKSLVYGKRSTGGRNNTGKMTVRYMGGGHKKKYRLIDFKREKDGVPAVVKTIEYDPNRSARIALLYYADGEKRYIIAPNGLQVGATLMSGAEAAPEVGNALPLANIPVGTVIHNIELRPGQGALLVRSAGNFAQLTSREGSYCVIKLPSGETRQILSACKATVGSVGNSDHALEQSGKAGRSRWLGRRPHNRGVVMNPVDHPMGGGEGRQSGGHPRSRKGLYAKGLKTRAPKKLSNKYIIERANKK, from the coding sequence ATGGCAGTACGTAAATTAAACCCGGTTACTCCGGGACAAAGACACAAGGTTATTGGCACGTTCGAGGATATTACTGCATCCGTGCCAGAGAAGTCTCTCGTTTACGGTAAACGTTCTACCGGTGGTCGAAACAACACTGGTAAGATGACTGTTCGCTACATGGGCGGTGGTCACAAGAAGAAGTATCGTCTTATCGACTTCAAGCGAGAGAAAGATGGTGTTCCAGCTGTAGTGAAGACAATCGAGTATGATCCTAACAGATCAGCTCGCATTGCGCTGTTATACTATGCTGATGGTGAAAAACGTTACATTATTGCTCCTAACGGACTGCAGGTTGGTGCAACACTGATGTCTGGTGCTGAGGCAGCACCTGAGGTTGGTAACGCACTTCCTTTGGCTAACATTCCTGTTGGTACTGTAATTCATAACATTGAGTTACGTCCAGGTCAGGGTGCATTGCTCGTTCGTTCGGCTGGTAACTTTGCTCAGCTTACTTCTCGTGAAGGCAGTTATTGTGTTATCAAGCTCCCTTCTGGTGAAACACGCCAGATTTTGTCAGCTTGTAAGGCAACTGTAGGTAGTGTAGGTAACTCTGACCATGCTCTTGAGCAGTCTGGTAAGGCTGGTCGTTCTCGCTGGTTGGGACGTCGTCCTCACAACCGTGGTGTTGTTATGAACCCTGTTGATCACCCAATGGGTGGTGGTGAAGGTCGCCAGTCTGGTGGTCACCCACGTTCACGTAAGGGCTTGTACGCTAAGGGTCTTAAGACTCGTGCACCTAAGAAGCTTTCAAACAAGTACATTATTGAGAGAGCTAACAAGAAGTAA
- the rplW gene encoding 50S ribosomal protein L23, which produces MGFIIKPVVTEKMTKLTDKSSEDKVVKHKGEKRTILAQPKYGFIVKPEANKLEIKKEVEALYNVTVVDVNTIRYAGKRQARYTKAGLVKGQKNAFKKAIVTLKNGDSIDFYSNI; this is translated from the coding sequence ATGGGATTTATCATTAAACCAGTGGTCACTGAGAAGATGACCAAGTTGACTGACAAGTCTTCTGAGGATAAGGTTGTAAAGCACAAGGGTGAGAAGAGAACTATTTTGGCTCAGCCAAAGTATGGTTTTATCGTTAAGCCTGAGGCCAACAAGCTTGAGATTAAGAAAGAAGTTGAGGCTTTGTACAACGTTACAGTAGTAGATGTGAATACGATTCGTTACGCAGGTAAGCGTCAGGCACGTTATACCAAGGCTGGTCTCGTTAAGGGACAGAAGAACGCATTCAAGAAGGCTATCGTCACTTTGAAGAATGGCGATTCAATCGATTTTTACAGCAATATTTAA
- the rplD gene encoding 50S ribosomal protein L4 yields MDINVLDIKGQETGRKVTLNENIFGIEPNDHVLYLAVKQYLADQRQGTAKSKERSEHAGSTRKLGRQKGGGGARRGDINSPVLVGGGRVFGPKPRDYSFKLNKKVKVLARKSALAYKAQDNAIVVVEDFNLDAPKTKDFVNIAKNLKVDSKKVLLVLPEVEKNVYLSARNLQKAEVMTAAQVNSYKVLNADVVVITENSLKVIDEILTK; encoded by the coding sequence ATGGATATTAACGTATTAGATATCAAAGGTCAGGAGACCGGCCGTAAGGTAACTCTTAACGAGAATATCTTCGGAATTGAGCCTAACGATCACGTCCTCTATCTCGCAGTTAAGCAGTATCTCGCTGATCAGCGTCAGGGTACAGCTAAGTCAAAGGAAAGAAGTGAGCACGCTGGTTCTACTCGTAAGTTGGGTCGTCAGAAGGGCGGCGGCGGTGCTCGTCGTGGTGATATCAATTCTCCAGTCCTCGTAGGTGGTGGTCGTGTATTCGGTCCTAAGCCACGTGATTACAGCTTCAAGCTGAATAAGAAGGTAAAGGTTCTTGCTCGTAAGTCTGCTTTGGCTTATAAGGCACAGGATAATGCTATCGTTGTTGTTGAAGATTTCAATCTTGATGCTCCAAAGACTAAAGATTTTGTAAATATTGCAAAAAATCTTAAAGTTGATAGCAAGAAAGTTCTTCTTGTTTTGCCAGAAGTAGAGAAAAACGTATATTTGTCGGCTCGTAATCTACAGAAAGCTGAGGTTATGACAGCTGCTCAGGTAAATTCATACAAAGTTTTGAATGCTGACGTAGTTGTTATCACAGAGAACTCTCTGAAGGTTATCGACGAAATCTTAACCAAGTAA
- the rplC gene encoding 50S ribosomal protein L3 produces the protein MPGLLGKKIGMTSVFSADGKNVPCTVIEAGPCVVTQVKTVEKDGYKAVQLGFGEAKEKRTSKPQQGHFKKAGTTPKKHLAEFKFDEEYNLGDTVTVELFSNAKFVDVVGTSKGKGFQGVVKRHGFGGVGQSTHGQDDRARKPGSIGACSYPAKVFKGMRMGGQMGGDRVTTQNLQVLKVIPEHNLILVKGSVAGCNGSTVIIKK, from the coding sequence ATGCCAGGATTATTAGGAAAGAAAATCGGAATGACATCCGTTTTCAGTGCCGACGGTAAGAATGTACCGTGCACTGTTATCGAAGCTGGTCCTTGTGTTGTAACCCAGGTTAAAACCGTTGAAAAGGATGGTTACAAGGCTGTTCAGTTAGGTTTCGGCGAGGCTAAGGAGAAGAGAACTTCTAAGCCACAGCAGGGACACTTTAAGAAAGCCGGCACAACACCAAAGAAGCACTTGGCCGAGTTCAAGTTTGACGAGGAGTATAACCTCGGTGACACTGTTACTGTTGAATTGTTCAGCAATGCTAAGTTCGTAGACGTTGTAGGTACATCTAAGGGTAAAGGTTTCCAGGGTGTTGTTAAGCGTCACGGATTCGGTGGTGTAGGTCAGTCTACTCACGGTCAGGATGACCGCGCACGTAAGCCGGGTTCTATTGGTGCTTGTTCTTACCCAGCTAAGGTCTTCAAGGGCATGCGCATGGGCGGCCAGATGGGAGGCGACAGAGTAACTACTCAGAACCTTCAGGTGTTAAAGGTTATTCCAGAGCACAATCTTATCCTTGTTAAGGGTAGTGTTGCTGGATGTAATGGTTCAACCGTAATAATTAAGAAGTAA
- the rpsJ gene encoding 30S ribosomal protein S10 gives MSQKIRIKLKSYDHQLVDKSAEKIVKAVKATGAIVSGPIPLPTHKRIYTVNRSTFVNKKSREQFQLSDFKRLIDIYSSTAKTVDALMKLELPSGVEVEIKV, from the coding sequence ATGAGTCAGAAGATTCGTATTAAGCTGAAGTCTTACGACCACCAGTTGGTTGATAAGTCAGCAGAGAAGATTGTGAAGGCTGTTAAGGCTACTGGCGCTATCGTTAGCGGTCCTATTCCATTGCCAACACACAAGCGTATTTACACTGTAAACCGCTCTACATTCGTTAACAAGAAGTCACGTGAGCAGTTCCAGCTCTCAGATTTCAAGCGTCTCATCGATATTTACAGCTCTACAGCAAAGACTGTTGACGCTTTGATGAAGCTTGAGTTGCCTTCAGGTGTAGAGGTTGAAATCAAGGTGTAG
- the fusA gene encoding elongation factor G, with protein MANHDLHLTRNIGIMAHIDAGKTTTSERILFYTGKTHKIGEVHDGAATMDWMAQEQERGITITSAATTCNWNYLGKSYKINLIDTPGHVDFTAEVERSLRVLDGAVATYSAADGVQPQSETVWRQADKYNVPRIGYVNKMDRSGADFYETVQQMKDILGANPIAIQIPIGAEENFKGVVDLIKMKAILWHDETMGAQYDIEDIPADLADEAAEWREKLLEGAANYDDELMEMYLEGQDIPEDKLIAAIRKGCIAMECCPMLLGSSYKNKGVQPLLDYVCAFLPSPLDTPAIVGINPDTEEEEDRKPSESEPTSALAFKIATDPFMGRLVFFRVYSGKVVAGSYVFNTRSGKKERISRLFQMNSNKEIPMESIDAGDIGAGVGFKDIRTGDTLCDENAPIILESITFPDTVISIAVEPKSQADVAKLDNGLSKLAEEDPTFTVRTDEQSGQTIISGMGELHLDIIIDRLKREFKVECNQGKPQVNYKEAITKAAQSRETYKKQSGGRGKFACIDVTIEPKDEDYEEGDLQFINVVKGGNVPKEFIPAVEKGFKDCLGNGVLGGFPMTGLKVTLTDGSFHPVDSDQLSFELVAHQAFKVLCPKAGPVLMEPIMKVEVVTPEENMGDVIGDLNKRRGLVQGMDEARSGARIVKAMVPLSEMFGYVTALRTITSGRATSSMEYDHHSPVSSTLAKEILDELKGNSDLVK; from the coding sequence ATGGCAAATCACGATTTACATTTGACTCGTAATATCGGTATTATGGCACACATCGATGCCGGTAAGACGACAACATCTGAACGTATTCTTTTTTATACAGGTAAGACTCACAAGATTGGTGAGGTTCATGATGGTGCTGCAACCATGGACTGGATGGCACAGGAGCAGGAGCGTGGTATCACAATTACATCTGCTGCTACAACATGTAACTGGAACTATCTCGGCAAGTCTTATAAGATTAACTTGATTGATACTCCGGGACACGTTGACTTTACTGCTGAGGTAGAGCGTTCACTTCGTGTTCTTGATGGTGCAGTTGCTACTTATTCTGCAGCTGATGGTGTACAGCCACAGTCTGAGACTGTTTGGCGCCAGGCTGATAAGTACAATGTTCCACGTATTGGTTATGTAAACAAGATGGACCGCTCTGGTGCTGACTTCTATGAGACAGTACAGCAGATGAAGGATATCCTTGGTGCTAATCCTATCGCTATTCAGATTCCTATCGGCGCAGAGGAGAACTTCAAGGGTGTTGTAGACCTTATCAAGATGAAGGCTATCTTGTGGCATGATGAGACTATGGGTGCTCAGTATGATATTGAGGATATCCCTGCTGATCTTGCTGATGAGGCTGCTGAGTGGCGTGAGAAGTTGCTCGAGGGTGCAGCTAACTACGATGATGAGTTGATGGAGATGTACCTTGAGGGACAGGATATTCCAGAGGATAAGCTGATTGCTGCAATCCGTAAGGGTTGTATCGCTATGGAGTGCTGCCCAATGCTTCTTGGTTCTTCTTATAAGAATAAGGGTGTACAGCCTCTTCTCGATTATGTTTGTGCTTTCTTGCCTTCTCCATTGGATACACCAGCTATCGTTGGTATTAATCCAGATACAGAGGAGGAAGAGGATCGTAAGCCAAGTGAGAGCGAGCCTACATCTGCTTTGGCATTTAAGATTGCTACTGACCCATTCATGGGCCGTTTGGTATTCTTCCGTGTCTACTCAGGTAAGGTTGTTGCTGGTTCTTACGTATTCAATACACGTTCTGGCAAGAAGGAGCGTATCAGCCGTCTGTTCCAGATGAACTCTAATAAGGAAATTCCTATGGAGTCAATCGATGCAGGTGATATCGGTGCTGGTGTAGGTTTCAAGGATATTCGTACTGGTGATACTCTCTGTGATGAGAATGCACCAATTATCCTCGAGTCTATTACCTTCCCTGACACTGTGATCTCTATCGCAGTTGAGCCAAAGAGCCAGGCTGACGTTGCTAAACTCGATAACGGTCTTTCTAAGCTTGCTGAGGAGGATCCAACATTCACCGTTCGTACTGATGAGCAGAGTGGTCAGACCATTATCTCTGGTATGGGTGAGCTTCACCTCGATATTATTATCGACCGTTTGAAGCGTGAGTTCAAGGTAGAGTGTAACCAGGGTAAGCCACAGGTTAACTACAAGGAGGCTATTACTAAGGCAGCTCAGAGCCGTGAGACTTATAAGAAGCAGTCTGGTGGTCGTGGTAAGTTCGCTTGTATCGACGTAACTATCGAGCCAAAGGACGAGGACTACGAGGAGGGCGACTTGCAGTTTATCAACGTTGTTAAGGGTGGTAACGTACCTAAGGAGTTCATTCCTGCAGTAGAGAAGGGCTTCAAGGATTGTCTTGGCAACGGTGTACTCGGTGGTTTCCCAATGACTGGTCTTAAGGTTACTTTGACTGATGGTTCTTTCCACCCAGTTGACTCTGACCAGTTGTCATTCGAGCTCGTAGCTCACCAGGCATTCAAGGTTCTCTGTCCTAAGGCAGGTCCTGTTCTTATGGAGCCTATCATGAAGGTAGAGGTTGTTACTCCAGAGGAGAACATGGGTGATGTTATCGGTGACTTGAACAAGCGTCGTGGTCTTGTACAGGGTATGGATGAGGCTCGTAGCGGTGCTCGTATCGTTAAGGCTATGGTACCATTGTCAGAGATGTTCGGTTATGTAACAGCTCTTCGTACTATTACTTCTGGTCGTGCTACTTCTTCTATGGAGTATGATCACCACTCACCAGTATCAAGCACTCTCGCTAAGGAGATTCTTGATGAGTTGAAGGGTAATTCAGACCTCGTTAAGTAA
- the rpsG gene encoding 30S ribosomal protein S7: protein MRKAKPKKRVVLPDPKFNDQKVSKFVNHLMYDGKKNTSYEIFYAALDIVGGKMKDEEKSPLEVWKQALDNITPQVEVKSRRIGGATFQVPTEIRPDRKESVSMKNMIAFARKRGGKSMADKLASEIMDAFNNQGGAYKRKEDMHRMAEANRAFAHFRF, encoded by the coding sequence ATGAGAAAAGCAAAACCAAAGAAGCGTGTAGTCCTTCCAGATCCAAAGTTTAATGATCAGAAGGTGTCAAAGTTCGTAAATCACTTGATGTATGATGGTAAGAAGAATACCTCATACGAAATCTTCTATGCAGCCCTCGATATCGTAGGCGGTAAGATGAAGGATGAAGAGAAGTCTCCACTTGAGGTGTGGAAGCAGGCTCTCGATAACATCACTCCACAGGTAGAGGTAAAGAGCCGCCGTATTGGTGGTGCTACTTTCCAGGTACCAACAGAGATTCGCCCAGATCGTAAGGAGAGTGTTTCAATGAAGAATATGATTGCCTTTGCACGTAAGCGTGGTGGTAAGAGCATGGCTGATAAGCTTGCTTCTGAAATCATGGATGCTTTCAATAACCAGGGTGGTGCTTATAAGCGTAAGGAAGATATGCACCGTATGGCTGAGGCTAACCGTGCGTTTGCTCACTTCAGATTCTAA
- the rpsL gene encoding 30S ribosomal protein S12, which produces MPTISQLVRKGRKDIVDKSKSPALDNCPQRRGVCVRVYTTTPKKPNSAMRKVARVRLTNQKEVNSYIPGEGHNLQEHSIVLVRGGRVKDLPGVRYHIVRGTLDTAGVANRTQRRSKYGAKRPKAAKK; this is translated from the coding sequence ATGCCTACTATTTCACAATTAGTAAGAAAAGGCAGAAAGGACATCGTAGACAAGAGCAAGTCTCCGGCTTTGGACAACTGTCCACAGCGTCGTGGCGTATGTGTTCGTGTTTACACAACAACTCCTAAGAAGCCTAATTCGGCAATGCGTAAGGTTGCCCGTGTTCGTTTGACCAACCAGAAGGAAGTGAACTCTTATATCCCAGGAGAGGGTCACAACTTGCAGGAGCACAGTATTGTTCTCGTTCGTGGTGGTCGTGTTAAGGACCTTCCTGGTGTACGTTATCACATCGTTCGTGGTACTCTTGATACCGCAGGTGTTGCCAACCGTACACAGCGTCGTTCTAAGTACGGTGCTAAGCGTCCAAAGGCAGCTAAGAAGTAA